TGACAATAACAAAATGCCTTTCAAGATATACTCGTTACCCATTCAGGAATTCTCGCACTACCTCTGGCGTAACTAGATTCTggaatgaaaagagaaaaaattttgttccattAAAATTTGACAGGCATCCTAGTAAGTGAAGACTGGAATGCAAGTGTTTTGAGCCACCGTTTCACAGTATCAATATTGTTGCCAGAAATCAGAGTGTAGCAAAAATACAgctatactgaaaatattagaagtTGATAATTCGATGtggaagatgaaatttttactgtcatgaaatttaaaaacactCCAGATTTCAACTGTCTTTTCTGATATGTTGTTTCAGCTCAGCCCATCAAAATGTTCAGTGTTCTTCAAGGTAGAAAACCGTTGCCTCACTGACAATCTTTTCCAAAACTAGTTCGTCTTCTTGATCCCAACTAATCCCTGATGATCCGCATGATACGGAAGGTGGCTTCTGAATGATCGTGACAAGCAAGCCCAGTGAAATGGGACCGAAGAAGTTGAGTTGAAACTTTCTTCCAGACAACTCTCAAGTTCTCAGCTACCAAGTTCATGAAACTGAAACTAGCAGACATAGTTAGCGGCCAAACGTgttaaactttttggaaatagaaaaattgcaGTTCAGTTCTCTCCTGATAATTTTATAAGAAGAATTAGAGCTTTAaggtatttcacaaaatttatgaatgaacaTTAGAACATTTGGCTGCTAATTCTGGCTGTTAGCATCAGCATCGTACCACGTCCTAATGTAGAAAGTGAAAAACGTACCTCTATACTTACATATTATATCCCTAATGGTGACGCTCACTTCTTCACCAACTGGTGACGAACAACAAGGAATGGGATCCCGATACCGCTGCCAAAGAATAAGACGAAGTAGGCGGTGAGCTTGTACCTGTTGTTGATGCCGAACGGCAGGTTCTGCAAATGTGGAATAAAAACTGTAGTAAAGTGAAAAGCTAAGACAAAAAGTGTATCATAATAAAAGAAGACATGAAACATCGCGAATTTCTTCGATATTTTACGACATTCTTTAGCGACTTGTTCAGGCGATTTTCAGCCAGAGGTTAGACCGCAATGTTAATACCAGGTTTTCGACTCGGGGCAATTAGTCATCACGTCAAATCAATCCAATTTCCAAGTGGCCAAGTACTGTGTGGTTATGCAACACGGCGGGTGCACAGCAGCTGATTTTGGGTAAGATCGAATAGTAAATGCTACTAAATATACTCACTCCTCCGGGAACACCGCCGTGAAAATCATCGGGGCCGCTTCGACGAGCAGCCGTCGTCATGAAATTTCTCACGATCTGGCGTGACAGCATTTTCAATGATTCCTTGTTCTTTCTTCACAATTGCACGGAGTTACCTCAAGTCCAAACCTTCTTCGATCGAGGTTCGTGAAACTGCGACAGACGACACAAGAACGCCATGAACTGCGAGATACGTAGAAGACTGCACTCCTTGGACAAAATGGTGATGGACATTCGATGCAAGATGGCTTCGCATGCATTCAGTACACGACGCCATCTTTGTCTAACTACATAGTTAGTCAGCCTGATGAGTGTCTTTCCATTGGCAGCCTAAAGTAACCGGTTGCCTGAAACAAGGTACACACGTTTccattatacatacctacatacataagTATGCAGTCGGATACAGATTCTGGcgacaaatttttacgacACACTCATGCTACTAAAATTGTTTACCGGGAAATTCGTAATGTTAAGTGACTGTTAGAATAATGATTAATGa
The genomic region above belongs to Diprion similis isolate iyDipSimi1 chromosome 8, iyDipSimi1.1, whole genome shotgun sequence and contains:
- the LOC124409751 gene encoding cytochrome c oxidase subunit 7C, mitochondrial-like; its protein translation is MLSRQIVRNFMTTAARRSGPDDFHGGVPGGNLPFGINNRYKLTAYFVLFFGSGIGIPFLVVRHQLVKK